One genomic window of Manihot esculenta cultivar AM560-2 chromosome 16, M.esculenta_v8, whole genome shotgun sequence includes the following:
- the LOC110602838 gene encoding senescence-specific cysteine protease SAG39, with the protein MAAILENKLIFMVVLVVGLWVSQAWSRSLKDATMAEKHEIWIAKYGRVYKDNAEKERRFNIFKENVEFIESFNNAGHRPYKLGVNAFADLTNEEFRNSKNGYRSSSIFKTPETSPFRYENVTTVPTSIDWTKKGAVTPIKDQSQCGCCWAFSAVAAMEGITKLSTGKLISLSEQELVDCDTSGEDQGCEGGLMDDAFKFIIKNGGLTTEANYPYQGVDGTCNNGKASNHAAKITGYEDVPANSEESLRKAVAKQPVSVAIDASGSAFQFYSSGVFTGDCGTELDHGVTAVGYGTSDDGKKYWLVKNSWGTSWGEDGYIRMERDIDAKEGLCGIAMEPSYPTA; encoded by the exons ATGGCTGCAATTCTTGAAAACAAGCTAATTTTTATGGTGGTTTTGGTAGTGGGGCTCTGGGTGTCTCAAGCCTGGTCCCGCTCGCTGAAGGATGCAACCATGGCTGAGAAGCATGAAATTTGGATTGCTAAATATGGACGTGTATATAAAGATAATGCTGAGAAGGAAAGACGCTTTAATATATTCAAGGAGAATGTGGAGTTCATTGAATCCTTCAACAATGCTGGGCATAGGCCTTACAAGCTTGGCGTCAATGCATTTGCAGACCTTACTAATGAAGAATTCAGGAATTCCAAAAATGGATACAGAAGTTCTTCCATTTTTAAGACACCTGAAACATCACCGTTTAGGTATGAAAATGTCACTACAGTGCCAACTTCCATTGATTGGACAAAGAAAGGAGCTGTCACACCCATCAAGGACCAAAGCCAATGTG gATGTTGCTGGGCATTTTCTGCTGTGGCAGCCATGGAAGGCATTACAAAGCTCTCAACAGGCAAGTTGATCTCTCTTTCGGAGCAAGAATTAGTTGATTGTGACACGAGTGGTGAAGATCAAGGCTGTGAAGGAGGCCTTATGGATGATGCATTTAAATTCATCATAAAGAATGGAGGCCTAACAACCGAAGCAAACTATCCCTACCAAGGAGTGGATGGCACTTGCAACAATGGGAAGGCATCTAACCATGCAGCCAAGATTACAGGTTATGAAGATGTTCCTGCCAACAGCGAGGAGTCACTACGAAAGGCGGTAGCCAAGCAGCCAGTTTCTGTGGCAATTGATGCCAGTGGATCTGCCTTTCAGTTCTACTCAAGTGGGGTGTTTACAGGAGATTGTGGAACTGAGCTAGACCATGGAGTTACTGCAGTGGGGTATGGGACAAGTGATGATGGTAAAAAGTATTGGTTAGTGAAGAACTCATGGGGAACTTCATGGGGTGAGGATGGATACATAAGAATGGAAAGAGACATTGATGCTAAGGAAGGTCTTTGTGGAATAGCCATGGAGCCTTCCTATCCAACTGCATAA